One region of Maylandia zebra isolate NMK-2024a linkage group LG10, Mzebra_GT3a, whole genome shotgun sequence genomic DNA includes:
- the pitpnab gene encoding phosphatidylinositol transfer protein alpha isoform, whose amino-acid sequence MLIKEYRVILPISVEEYQVGQLYSVAEASKNETGGGEGVEVLKNEPYEKDGEKGQYTHKIYHLQSKVPSFVRMLAPASALNIHEKAWNAYPYCRTVITNEYMKDNFLIKIETWHKPDMGHLENVHGLDAETWKKVDVVYIDIADRSQVEPKDYKPEEDPCKFKSVKTGRGPLGPDWKKELPNKKDCPHMCAYKLVTVKFKWWGLQNKVENFIQKQEKRLFTNFHRQLFCWIDKWIELNMEDIRRMEEQTRRELDEMRVKDPVKGMVALED is encoded by the exons TCGAGTGATTCTTCCTATTTCCGTGGAAGAG taCCAGGTTGGCCAGCTGTACTCTGTGGCTGAGGCCAGTAAGAATGAGACGGGTGGAGGAGAAGGAGTGGAGGTGCTAAAAAATGAACCCTATGAGAAAGATGGAGAGAAGGGACagtacacacacaaaatataccATTTGCAGAG TAAAGTGCCATCATTCGTCAGAATGTTGGCTCCAGCTTCAGCTCTCAATATCCACGAGAAAGCCTGGAACGCGTACCCATACTGTCGCACAG TCATCACT AATGAGTATATGAAAGATAACTTCTTGATCAAGATTGAGACATGGCACAAACCTGACATGGGACACCttgaaaat GTACACGGTTTGGATGCCGAAACCTGGAAGAAAGTGGATGTAGTCTATATTGATATTGCAGACAGAAGCCAAGTGGAACCAAAG GATTACAAGCCTGAAGAAGATCCTTGCAAGTTCAAGTCAGTGAAGACAGGACGAGGACCTCTAGGACCAGACTGGAAG AAGGAACTGCCTAACAAGAAAGACTGCCCACACATGTGTGCCTACAAGCTGGTCACTGTCAAATTCAAGTGGTGGGGCCTGCAAAATAAAGTGGAGAATTTCATTCAAAAG caagaGAAGCGTTTGTTCACTAATTTTCACCGCCAGCTGTTCTGCTGGATTGACAAATGGATTGAACTGAACATGGAAGACATACGTCGCATGGAGGAGCAGACACGTAGGGAGCTGGATGAG ATGAGAGTGAAGGACCCTGTGAAAGGGATGGTCGCTCTAGAGGACTGA